One region of Chlorobiota bacterium genomic DNA includes:
- a CDS encoding TerC family protein, protein MKLGIDVWWWVGFNAFVLALLVLDLGVFHRKAHEVKPKEAAIWSVIWVTLSLLFNGFIWYEFGSRPATEFLTGYLIEKSLSVDNLFVFVLIFSYFNVPAKYQHRILFWGIIGALIMRATLIGLGAFILEQFEWAIYIFGAFLVYTGIRMAAEKESNIEIEANPLIKLLKRWIPVSNRYHEDKFLVKENGVWILTPMMIVLVLIESTDLVFALDSIPAIFAITQDSFIVYTSNIFAILGLRSLYFLLANVIDKFHYLKYGLAVVLCFIGVKMLLTYFDFHIDIAVSLGIVAVILIASVIFSITHPKEAAMHSPVTHDPSRLTGPIAPFDLEAQQRNGSGAGVNDAPIGNVIAPTPQPNNSPTDS, encoded by the coding sequence GTGAAACTTGGCATTGACGTTTGGTGGTGGGTGGGCTTCAACGCCTTCGTGCTGGCATTGCTGGTGCTTGATTTAGGGGTCTTCCACCGCAAAGCACACGAGGTGAAGCCAAAGGAGGCCGCAATCTGGAGTGTGATTTGGGTGACGCTTTCGTTGCTGTTCAATGGGTTTATCTGGTATGAGTTTGGGTCGCGCCCGGCAACGGAGTTTTTAACCGGCTATCTGATTGAAAAATCCCTTTCGGTTGATAACCTGTTCGTCTTCGTTCTGATTTTCAGCTACTTCAACGTCCCGGCCAAGTACCAGCATCGAATCTTGTTTTGGGGGATTATCGGCGCGTTAATCATGCGCGCCACGCTGATCGGTTTGGGGGCGTTTATCCTTGAGCAATTCGAATGGGCGATTTACATCTTCGGTGCCTTCTTGGTGTACACCGGCATCCGAATGGCGGCCGAGAAGGAGTCGAATATTGAGATCGAGGCCAACCCGCTGATAAAACTGCTGAAACGCTGGATCCCGGTCTCGAACCGCTACCATGAAGACAAGTTTTTGGTAAAGGAAAACGGTGTCTGGATTCTTACACCGATGATGATTGTGCTGGTGCTGATTGAAAGCACCGACCTTGTGTTCGCGCTCGATTCTATCCCAGCAATTTTTGCCATTACTCAAGATTCGTTCATTGTTTATACCTCCAACATCTTCGCCATTCTTGGGCTGCGCTCGCTTTACTTCTTGCTGGCCAATGTGATTGATAAATTCCACTACCTGAAATATGGCTTGGCGGTTGTGCTCTGCTTTATCGGGGTGAAGATGTTGCTGACCTATTTCGATTTCCATATTGACATCGCAGTCTCGCTGGGCATTGTGGCGGTAATCCTTATTGCCTCCGTCATCTTCTCGATTACTCACCCCAAGGAGGCGGCCATGCACTCCCCGGTCACCCACGACCCTTCGCGGCTAACCGGCCCGATTGCTCCGTTTGATCTGGAGGCGCAACAGAGGAACGGCAGCGGCGCGGGCGTAAACGATGCGCCAATCGGGAACGTGATTGCCCCAACGCCGCAGCCAAATAATTCACCAACAGATTCCTAA
- the priA gene encoding primosomal protein N' codes for MSQFVQVALPLPIFKNFTYSVPDNFADAAHIGVRVTVPFGKRTMTGVIVDEVNETTLQGVKPISDVLDAEPLFSDEMLRFADWMSEYYVAPVGETLRSMLPQGMSPESSQRVMLAHNGVVEEIPELRRVAPRQAAILTALSDHPKGVTVAFLKKKVGAENLYSQLVALEEKGLIERSTTEGRESKPKKVNAVRINPTLLNDEEALHTLFDQLDANAPKQASVMLFLYTQAERSGNEYLPNAHVAASAKAPASALAALVEKGALEQTQIEQSREEILEDREDEPEHEALTDSQADIVPNQDQANAIAAITGAMDAGAFKSFLLHGVTGSGKTQVYIEAIRHAVERGKRAIMLVPEIALTIQLVERFKRAFGERVTVLHSRMSEGERYDSWLRAMRGGCDVVIGPRSALFAPVRDLGIVIVDEEHEASYKQYDAQPRYNARDAAIVRAQLSGAVAVLGSATPSIESYFNALREKYHLLNLPERVDNAREPRMVIVDTVTARKQNLMRGSLSVRLIADIRAKLEKKEGVILFQNRRGFATRLECSACAHSPMCPNCAVTLTYHKPITSLRCHYCGYTRKAETSCTVCGNHDLRQPGVGTQKVEEELAAQLPEAKVLRMDLDTTARKGAHRQILTAFAKGEVDILLGTQMVAKGLDFSRVSLVGVVSADTQLLLPDFRASERTFQLITQVAGRAGRRGGMEGEVVVQTAHPEHPAIQAAFAKNYRMMYNDELYNRQALFYPPFSRFIVIEVKSEDQKEAEQHAKLFRGLLPAKHPALDIIGPTQALIWKLKNAYRYQIIVKNNKTTDPGGRQFHQIFSKAYEKYREDHGKQSVQIIVDVDAQGMG; via the coding sequence ATGTCCCAATTTGTCCAGGTCGCGCTTCCGCTTCCAATCTTCAAGAACTTCACCTACTCCGTTCCGGACAACTTTGCCGATGCGGCGCATATTGGCGTGCGGGTCACGGTTCCGTTTGGCAAGCGGACGATGACCGGGGTGATTGTTGATGAGGTGAACGAAACCACCCTGCAAGGGGTGAAGCCAATCAGCGACGTGCTGGATGCCGAGCCGCTGTTCAGCGATGAGATGCTCCGCTTTGCCGATTGGATGTCCGAATATTACGTGGCCCCGGTTGGCGAAACCCTCCGCTCGATGCTCCCGCAAGGGATGTCCCCGGAATCGTCCCAGCGGGTGATGCTGGCGCACAACGGCGTGGTGGAGGAAATCCCCGAACTGCGCCGCGTGGCCCCGCGCCAAGCCGCAATCCTGACGGCATTGAGCGACCATCCCAAAGGGGTCACGGTGGCCTTCCTGAAAAAGAAAGTCGGCGCGGAAAATCTTTACTCCCAGCTGGTGGCTCTGGAAGAAAAAGGGCTGATTGAACGCTCCACCACCGAAGGGCGCGAAAGCAAGCCAAAGAAGGTGAACGCCGTGCGGATCAACCCAACGCTCCTGAACGATGAAGAGGCTCTGCACACCCTGTTCGACCAGCTTGATGCCAACGCGCCGAAACAAGCCTCGGTGATGCTGTTCCTCTACACCCAAGCCGAGCGTTCGGGGAACGAATATCTGCCGAATGCTCACGTGGCGGCTTCGGCAAAAGCACCCGCTTCGGCACTGGCGGCGTTGGTGGAAAAAGGGGCGCTGGAGCAAACCCAGATTGAGCAATCGCGTGAGGAAATTTTGGAGGACCGGGAAGATGAGCCGGAGCATGAGGCCCTGACCGATTCGCAGGCGGATATCGTCCCAAATCAGGATCAAGCCAACGCCATTGCGGCAATCACCGGGGCGATGGATGCCGGGGCATTCAAATCGTTTTTGCTTCACGGGGTGACGGGGTCGGGGAAAACGCAGGTCTATATCGAGGCAATCCGCCATGCGGTGGAGCGTGGGAAGCGGGCAATCATGCTGGTGCCGGAAATCGCGCTCACCATCCAACTTGTGGAACGCTTCAAACGTGCTTTTGGCGAGCGGGTGACGGTGCTCCACAGCCGGATGTCGGAAGGGGAACGCTACGACAGCTGGTTGCGTGCCATGCGTGGCGGGTGCGATGTGGTGATTGGACCACGCTCGGCATTGTTCGCCCCGGTGCGGGACCTTGGGATTGTGATTGTTGACGAAGAACACGAAGCCAGCTACAAGCAGTACGATGCCCAACCCCGCTACAACGCCCGCGACGCAGCAATCGTGCGGGCGCAGCTGTCGGGTGCGGTGGCGGTGTTGGGTTCGGCAACCCCTTCGATTGAATCGTACTTCAATGCCCTTCGGGAGAAATATCACCTGCTGAATTTGCCGGAGCGGGTGGACAACGCCCGCGAGCCGCGAATGGTGATTGTTGACACCGTCACGGCACGGAAGCAGAACCTGATGCGTGGGTCCCTTTCGGTGCGGCTGATTGCCGACATCCGCGCAAAGTTGGAGAAGAAGGAAGGGGTGATACTCTTCCAGAATCGGCGCGGGTTTGCCACGCGGTTGGAGTGCTCGGCCTGCGCCCACTCCCCCATGTGCCCCAACTGCGCCGTGACGCTGACCTACCACAAGCCGATCACCTCGCTTCGGTGCCACTACTGCGGCTACACCCGCAAGGCAGAAACCAGCTGCACCGTCTGCGGCAACCACGACCTTCGGCAGCCCGGCGTTGGGACCCAGAAGGTGGAAGAAGAATTGGCCGCACAGCTTCCCGAAGCCAAAGTTCTGCGGATGGACCTTGACACCACCGCCCGCAAAGGGGCGCACCGCCAAATCCTGACGGCGTTTGCCAAAGGTGAGGTGGATATTCTGCTGGGCACGCAGATGGTGGCCAAGGGGCTGGATTTCTCGCGGGTGTCGCTGGTTGGTGTGGTCTCGGCCGATACCCAGTTGCTCCTTCCCGATTTCCGCGCAAGCGAGCGGACGTTCCAGCTTATCACCCAGGTGGCTGGGCGCGCCGGAAGGCGTGGGGGGATGGAGGGTGAAGTGGTGGTGCAAACCGCCCACCCGGAGCATCCGGCAATCCAAGCCGCCTTTGCCAAAAACTACCGGATGATGTACAACGATGAACTGTACAACCGCCAGGCGTTGTTCTATCCCCCCTTCTCCCGATTCATTGTCATCGAGGTGAAATCGGAGGACCAGAAGGAGGCCGAGCAGCACGCGAAATTGTTCCGGGGATTGCTTCCGGCAAAGCATCCGGCGTTGGACATCATCGGCCCGACGCAAGCACTGATCTGGAAATTAAAGAACGCCTACCGCTACCAGATCATCGTGAAAAACAACAAGACCACCGACCCCGGGGGGCGGCAGTTCCACCAGATCTTCAGCAAGGCCTACGAGAAATACCGCGAGGACCACGGCAAGCAATCGGTCCAGATTATCGTGGATGTGGACGCGCAGGGAATGGGGTGA
- a CDS encoding DUF2279 domain-containing protein, which produces MLKLSVISFFSVALFGVVPAVGQPADSAGPEPLPIVAVTGIARQLPAASTSTAPSAQAVSDSAASDIPPAKPEPAIDSAAEFIPFQEYTFAKNQRYTVDASLPRRTSRINPITTAALGAAYGGLIYGLHVLQSNAWWKDNRQDFHIQDDWDYALQVDKVGHTYGGYYMSYILGEGVQGCGFSVTASRWIGAGLGLMYQTYVEVEDGYGPQWGFSPTDFAGDFLGAAYFITQHYVPALENFNLKWEYVPAQWVGERSIRHPTAVVDDYNSSTFWLSANVYNLLPENLKPYWPSWLNLALGYGVRDISYDDPTLGADFQLPKRRFIIGLDYDFVRLMPDGPNFWNWVRQGMNWFKIIPAPAISFGDEGTRFYLLYPFKFDVGGFKF; this is translated from the coding sequence ATGCTCAAACTCTCTGTTATTTCTTTCTTCTCCGTTGCGTTGTTCGGGGTGGTTCCGGCGGTTGGGCAGCCCGCCGATTCCGCAGGGCCGGAACCGCTGCCAATTGTGGCCGTTACCGGGATTGCTCGGCAGCTTCCCGCCGCCAGCACCAGCACCGCCCCTTCCGCCCAAGCCGTTTCTGACTCAGCCGCAAGCGATATTCCCCCCGCCAAACCCGAGCCAGCGATTGACTCCGCCGCAGAGTTTATCCCCTTTCAGGAATACACCTTTGCCAAGAACCAACGCTACACGGTGGACGCTTCGCTTCCCCGCAGGACCTCCAGAATCAACCCAATCACCACCGCAGCGTTGGGGGCTGCCTACGGCGGGCTGATTTATGGCTTGCACGTCCTGCAAAGCAACGCATGGTGGAAGGATAACCGCCAAGATTTCCACATCCAAGACGACTGGGATTACGCACTGCAGGTGGACAAAGTTGGGCATACGTATGGCGGCTACTACATGTCGTACATCCTGGGCGAAGGAGTCCAGGGGTGCGGCTTCAGCGTGACGGCATCGCGGTGGATTGGCGCGGGGCTTGGGCTGATGTACCAAACCTACGTGGAGGTGGAGGATGGCTACGGCCCGCAATGGGGTTTCAGCCCAACGGACTTTGCCGGGGATTTTCTTGGGGCGGCATATTTCATCACCCAACATTACGTCCCCGCGCTGGAGAACTTCAATCTGAAGTGGGAGTACGTTCCGGCCCAGTGGGTTGGCGAGCGTTCGATCCGCCACCCAACCGCCGTGGTTGATGACTACAACAGCTCGACGTTTTGGCTGAGCGCGAATGTCTACAACCTGCTTCCCGAAAATCTAAAACCGTACTGGCCAAGCTGGCTGAATCTGGCACTTGGCTACGGCGTGCGCGACATCAGCTACGACGATCCCACGCTGGGGGCCGATTTCCAGCTGCCGAAACGCCGATTCATCATTGGGCTGGATTACGACTTCGTGCGGCTGATGCCCGACGGACCGAACTTCTGGAACTGGGTGCGGCAGGGGATGAACTGGTTCAAAATTATCCCCGCCCCGGCCATCAGTTTTGGGGATGAAGGGACGCGGTTCTACCTCCTCTACCCCTTCAAATTCGACGTTGGCGGATTCAAGTTTTAG
- the truA gene encoding tRNA pseudouridine(38-40) synthase TruA yields MPRYRLLLEYDGTRYSGWQMQQNARTVQGMLIQAARDAFGKVGEVMGSGRTDAGVHALGQAVHIDLPESLPSNRIRIGLNNNLPADINILNAFAVPKNFHARHDAIGRSYLYQISRRRTAFGKNLVWWIRDDLDVGAMRRASAIAVGMHDYRAFADKDPSEKSTMVLVESVEVGEAGELIVIRIRASHFLRKMVRRMIGCIVEIGRGNLPLDAFAASLENPDRTMNMTAPPSGLFLEQVRYKGDAYFTELKPAVISV; encoded by the coding sequence ATGCCCAGATATCGCTTGCTTCTTGAATATGATGGAACCCGCTACAGTGGGTGGCAGATGCAGCAGAACGCACGAACCGTCCAGGGGATGCTGATCCAAGCCGCTCGCGATGCCTTCGGAAAAGTGGGTGAGGTGATGGGGTCGGGGCGAACCGATGCCGGGGTCCACGCGCTTGGCCAGGCTGTCCATATTGACCTGCCGGAAAGCCTTCCTTCCAACCGAATCCGCATTGGGCTGAACAATAATTTGCCGGCGGACATCAACATCCTGAACGCCTTCGCCGTGCCGAAAAATTTCCACGCACGGCACGATGCCATTGGCCGCAGCTACCTGTACCAAATCTCGCGCCGGCGCACTGCCTTCGGGAAAAATTTGGTCTGGTGGATTCGGGATGATCTGGACGTTGGCGCAATGCGGCGCGCCTCGGCAATCGCCGTGGGAATGCACGACTACCGCGCCTTTGCCGACAAGGACCCCTCGGAAAAATCAACGATGGTGTTGGTGGAGTCGGTGGAGGTTGGGGAAGCTGGGGAGCTGATCGTGATCCGCATCCGCGCCAGCCATTTCTTGCGGAAAATGGTGCGGCGGATGATCGGTTGCATTGTGGAGATCGGGCGCGGAAATCTTCCGCTGGATGCCTTTGCCGCATCGTTGGAAAATCCCGACCGCACGATGAACATGACCGCCCCCCCGTCGGGGTTGTTCTTGGAGCAAGTTCGGTACAAAGGGGATGCGTACTTCACGGAGCTGAAGCCAGCGGTGATTAGCGTCTGA
- a CDS encoding T9SS type A sorting domain-containing protein: protein MTGTCQTTTPSGGGAQVTGGYISVGYSTWEEDSSNPNDVYVVRTDNNGNKIWENTYDIGGANGIDAGRSLIELSDNTGFMITGITDLGTGNFDIFLMKIDCDGGVLWTRTYGGAQEEQAMDIAEARYATNVTIGTRTYYPFVGDVYVVGWTKSLNTNPMGQPLQEALMMRLHTRAGVEGLPVWTRSYNETPSVPYTTLFNAVTDLTQYTITGQGVVLEDVMAVGILNDPATYGAEGYVVRVDGNSGLSTWPFSHGSAYYGKKRTLNCTSPPTLSNGAEVFTSVAELPGPPSGSLQGDVVVGGYTTTYDTANVNRDIYLVGLRQAVPWLDYTQTRLGDGTACEQYDDYAWSLRYIPAGIDSTDTLFTGHLAVTGATNKSNQNNDWDAFLITVNPTTLLIGAGDITMKYGLNQKASQHEEGVSVFPVTSAGNRGFIIAGGSQSDPACANPDDPQDLYLVKTDQSGNSGVCDDNYQILGETISTWSPSGNSLVTTWVAWYREDSAVAVDHDWGEDACTGCTPKRMIEGSNDGEENVLLPTPMKIANTIRSFPNPVRKGSTVTVVMSAEEEEVLNIRVLNSLGEQVREERVSGTGRTPVTIETEGLPAGTYIISVGSRAQSQTIRLVVVE, encoded by the coding sequence GTGACTGGAACGTGCCAGACAACAACCCCAAGTGGCGGCGGAGCGCAGGTGACGGGCGGCTACATTTCTGTGGGGTACAGCACATGGGAAGAGGATAGCAGTAACCCCAACGATGTCTATGTGGTCCGCACCGACAACAACGGGAATAAAATCTGGGAGAACACCTACGACATCGGTGGAGCCAACGGCATTGATGCGGGCCGGAGCCTTATCGAGTTATCGGACAATACCGGCTTTATGATTACGGGAATCACAGACCTAGGAACAGGCAACTTTGATATCTTCCTGATGAAGATTGATTGCGATGGTGGTGTCCTCTGGACGCGAACCTATGGCGGAGCCCAAGAGGAGCAAGCAATGGATATTGCCGAAGCCCGGTACGCCACCAATGTCACGATTGGAACACGGACCTACTATCCATTTGTTGGGGATGTGTATGTGGTGGGGTGGACCAAAAGCCTCAATACCAACCCAATGGGCCAACCTTTGCAGGAGGCATTAATGATGCGTCTGCACACCCGGGCAGGCGTTGAAGGCTTGCCCGTGTGGACCCGGTCGTACAACGAAACCCCGAGCGTACCCTACACGACGCTCTTCAACGCCGTTACCGATCTAACCCAATACACGATCACTGGGCAAGGGGTGGTGCTGGAAGATGTTATGGCCGTGGGGATATTGAATGACCCTGCCACTTATGGTGCCGAAGGGTATGTTGTACGGGTTGATGGGAATTCCGGGTTGTCAACGTGGCCGTTTTCTCATGGGTCGGCGTACTACGGGAAGAAACGCACTTTGAATTGCACCTCCCCACCAACGCTATCGAACGGAGCGGAGGTCTTCACAAGCGTTGCGGAACTCCCGGGACCGCCCAGCGGAAGCCTGCAAGGGGATGTTGTGGTTGGTGGATACACAACAACCTACGATACCGCCAACGTAAACCGTGATATCTATTTGGTTGGGCTACGGCAAGCGGTTCCGTGGCTAGATTATACTCAAACCCGGCTGGGTGATGGTACTGCATGTGAGCAGTATGACGACTACGCATGGAGCCTACGCTACATCCCCGCCGGGATAGACTCCACCGATACCCTCTTTACCGGGCATCTGGCGGTTACAGGGGCAACGAATAAAAGTAATCAGAACAATGACTGGGACGCGTTCCTGATAACGGTGAATCCGACCACCTTGCTGATCGGAGCCGGGGACATTACGATGAAATATGGCTTGAACCAAAAAGCGAGCCAGCATGAGGAGGGGGTTTCGGTGTTCCCCGTAACCAGCGCGGGGAACCGTGGGTTTATCATCGCCGGAGGCTCACAAAGCGACCCCGCCTGTGCCAACCCCGACGACCCGCAGGACCTCTACCTTGTGAAAACCGATCAGTCAGGAAACTCAGGAGTTTGCGATGACAATTATCAAATTCTTGGCGAAACGATCTCAACGTGGAGTCCATCCGGGAACAGCTTGGTGACAACATGGGTGGCTTGGTATCGGGAAGATTCCGCAGTGGCTGTTGACCACGATTGGGGGGAGGATGCCTGCACCGGCTGCACGCCGAAACGGATGATAGAAGGCTCGAACGATGGCGAGGAGAACGTGTTGCTCCCGACACCGATGAAGATTGCCAACACGATCCGCTCCTTCCCGAATCCTGTGCGAAAGGGGAGCACCGTGACGGTGGTGATGAGTGCCGAGGAAGAAGAGGTCCTGAACATACGGGTCTTAAACTCTTTGGGTGAGCAGGTCCGCGAAGAACGGGTATCAGGAACGGGGCGAACCCCGGTGACGATAGAGACGGAAGGGCTGCCAGCCGGAACGTACATCATTTCGGTAGGTAGCAGGGCGCAATCGCAAACCATCCGATTGGTGGTGGTGGAATAA
- a CDS encoding LamG domain-containing protein, producing the protein MVARNTLVLALLSVALLCFAAQSLTAQRLVASYPFSGNASDASGNGHNGTVNGATLTEDRFGNANAAYNFDGTNDYISVPHSSALNFPFTYSISLWVKFCVSQRPGTNVNVIINKGASKGAGYNIQRAIPAEKIWFGPYRVGSGSVTTATSNLNDGRWHHVVAVYESTTRDPTREYSSIYLDGVLEGTEDDDQLLTYTNTDDLWIGRSISSPLLFYFKGAIDDINIYDTMLTAAQVSALYRANGWPKAAQPNTLNLSIAASDTVICPGKTVQLSLLGNPTEVTWNPSPTLQGPLPPCSPPSPPRKPQPTSSKP; encoded by the coding sequence ATGGTTGCACGCAACACGCTCGTTCTTGCCTTGCTCTCCGTTGCCCTCCTTTGCTTTGCTGCCCAGAGCCTTACCGCCCAGCGATTGGTTGCCAGCTACCCCTTCAGCGGTAACGCCAGCGATGCCAGCGGCAACGGGCACAACGGCACCGTGAACGGTGCCACCCTTACCGAGGACCGATTCGGCAACGCCAACGCCGCCTACAACTTCGACGGCACCAACGACTACATCAGCGTCCCACACTCTTCCGCACTCAACTTCCCCTTCACCTACTCCATCTCCCTCTGGGTCAAGTTCTGTGTATCTCAAAGACCTGGTACCAATGTTAATGTCATAATAAATAAGGGCGCGAGTAAGGGAGCAGGCTATAATATCCAGCGTGCCATCCCTGCAGAAAAAATTTGGTTTGGCCCCTATAGAGTTGGCTCTGGCAGTGTAACCACCGCCACCTCTAACCTGAACGACGGCCGCTGGCACCATGTCGTCGCCGTCTATGAGTCAACCACACGTGACCCTACAAGAGAATATTCCTCCATCTACCTTGATGGGGTCTTGGAAGGTACTGAAGATGATGACCAACTTCTTACCTATACCAACACCGATGACCTCTGGATCGGACGATCAATTTCGAGCCCTCTATTATTCTATTTCAAAGGAGCGATAGATGATATCAACATCTACGACACCATGCTCACCGCTGCCCAGGTCTCGGCACTCTACCGCGCCAACGGCTGGCCAAAGGCTGCGCAGCCCAACACCCTCAACCTCTCCATCGCTGCCTCCGATACCGTCATCTGCCCGGGCAAAACCGTCCAACTCTCCCTGCTCGGCAACCCAACAGAGGTTACGTGGAACCCTTCCCCCACCTTGCAAGGCCCTCTACCTCCATGTTCCCCACCGTCACCCCCGAGAAAACCACAACCTACATCGTCAAAGCCCTGA
- a CDS encoding choice-of-anchor D domain-containing protein codes for MLEQGVPPITYRWSPSLGLSDTAARTPLATPDSTTSYVVAVTSSNGCIWRDTVTLTVAPQPTVDAGPSRSICADSSVVLSPTIAGRTPKAIQWTPSSSLSCADCQNPTARPTATTTYRVTITDSSGCTAVDSVEVRVLRPQLSAAGVIDFGTLDGCTSTRDTAITLTNSGDVPMEITEARIAGTSFSVAGLPVVLAPGESRTITVRFSPQSSGSIAEEVELVGDQCGATARITLRGEKQQSLVSISHGAMEFGLAASCQATPRDTVVVIRNNGTAPATISPGVVSAPFSVASPNLPATVVAGDSLQLTLRYAPSGAGVFSDDLRLPYASGSCLDTLRLRLSGRVVTPELAPIGVIDFGTLTGCATSRDTTIMLRNRSEIELWVTRLYSSSGEYLVAPSSAVIPPGDSLAVTVSYRPSSSGSHSGTIEAEYEPCGGSLGAQLLGQKQGVSVELPDTVSFGRVVMCGDSTVSQRLPIRFSGSDGVIVSASVGGPFGVGNVAGQSLPDGVEQGVSVSFAPPAEGSFAEAMELRFSPCGITKRVVVTGQRVTPKLQAIDLDFGAQQVGQSASGRVGFANVGGVAVRVEGIAGVGSPFQVSSTEPGLPAEIAPGDTVWATISYAPESGEQSTTATARTSLPCEVTASANVRGKGEQSGRLTLKLPSLEASAGERVKVGVWAEVGDGGFAGAGGLSFSGVLRFNSSLLYPAGSTPTGSVVDGERLIGVSGELPAGFTSGEVGSYEFVATLGNAETTALKLTDVNLSSGSERGGSGAWGVPTEWYLPIRDAAVD; via the coding sequence GTGCTGGAGCAAGGCGTTCCACCCATCACCTACCGCTGGAGCCCAAGCCTGGGACTTAGCGACACCGCAGCGCGCACGCCGCTGGCCACGCCCGACTCCACCACCAGCTACGTCGTTGCCGTCACAAGCTCCAACGGCTGCATCTGGCGCGACACCGTCACGCTCACCGTTGCTCCCCAACCAACCGTGGATGCCGGACCCAGCCGCTCCATCTGCGCCGATTCCAGCGTTGTCCTTTCGCCAACGATTGCCGGACGCACGCCAAAGGCAATCCAATGGACCCCATCATCCAGCCTCTCCTGCGCCGATTGCCAGAACCCAACCGCTCGGCCAACCGCAACCACCACCTATCGGGTGACGATCACCGACTCCTCCGGCTGCACCGCCGTTGACTCGGTGGAGGTCCGCGTCCTTCGCCCACAACTCAGCGCCGCTGGAGTGATAGACTTCGGCACGCTGGACGGCTGCACCTCCACACGCGACACAGCAATCACCCTCACCAACAGCGGCGACGTGCCGATGGAGATCACCGAAGCACGGATTGCCGGAACCAGCTTCAGCGTTGCCGGGCTGCCGGTGGTGCTGGCCCCCGGGGAGAGCCGGACGATCACCGTGAGGTTCTCGCCGCAGTCGTCGGGGAGCATTGCCGAGGAGGTGGAGCTTGTCGGCGACCAATGCGGCGCGACGGCGCGGATCACGCTTCGCGGGGAGAAGCAGCAATCGCTGGTGAGCATCTCGCACGGGGCGATGGAGTTCGGGCTGGCGGCCAGCTGCCAAGCCACGCCACGCGACACAGTGGTGGTGATTCGGAACAACGGAACCGCGCCAGCAACGATCAGCCCCGGGGTCGTCTCGGCTCCATTTTCGGTGGCATCGCCGAACCTTCCGGCAACGGTCGTGGCCGGGGATAGCCTGCAGCTGACGCTGCGCTACGCCCCGTCTGGCGCGGGAGTGTTCAGCGATGATTTGCGACTTCCGTACGCCAGCGGAAGCTGCCTCGACACGTTGCGGCTGCGGCTGTCGGGTCGGGTGGTAACGCCGGAGCTTGCGCCGATTGGGGTGATAGATTTCGGGACGCTGACCGGCTGCGCAACCAGCCGTGACACGACGATCATGCTTCGGAACCGCTCGGAGATCGAGCTTTGGGTGACACGGCTCTACTCCAGCAGTGGCGAGTATTTGGTGGCTCCATCATCGGCAGTGATCCCCCCTGGCGACAGCCTTGCGGTGACGGTGAGCTACCGCCCATCAAGCAGCGGAAGCCACTCGGGAACGATCGAAGCAGAGTATGAGCCATGCGGGGGATCGCTGGGCGCGCAACTCCTGGGCCAGAAGCAAGGAGTGAGCGTTGAGCTTCCCGACACGGTGAGCTTCGGTCGCGTGGTGATGTGCGGCGATTCGACGGTGAGCCAGCGATTGCCGATTCGTTTTTCTGGGTCCGATGGAGTGATTGTTTCGGCGAGTGTTGGAGGTCCGTTTGGAGTTGGCAACGTTGCCGGGCAATCGCTGCCGGACGGGGTGGAGCAAGGGGTAAGCGTGAGCTTCGCGCCGCCGGCTGAAGGCTCGTTTGCCGAAGCGATGGAGTTGCGTTTTTCGCCATGCGGGATCACGAAGCGGGTGGTGGTGACCGGCCAGCGAGTCACGCCGAAGCTGCAGGCGATTGATCTTGATTTTGGGGCGCAGCAAGTTGGTCAATCGGCCAGTGGTCGGGTTGGGTTCGCGAACGTTGGCGGGGTTGCGGTTCGGGTGGAAGGGATTGCGGGGGTGGGATCGCCATTCCAAGTATCGTCCACGGAGCCAGGGTTGCCAGCGGAGATTGCTCCTGGGGACACGGTGTGGGCCACGATCAGCTACGCGCCGGAATCGGGTGAGCAATCAACAACGGCGACAGCGCGAACAAGCCTTCCGTGCGAAGTCACGGCAAGTGCGAACGTTCGCGGGAAGGGGGAGCAGAGCGGGCGATTGACGCTGAAGCTGCCAAGCCTTGAAGCATCGGCAGGGGAGCGAGTGAAGGTTGGAGTTTGGGCCGAAGTTGGCGATGGCGGCTTTGCAGGAGCGGGAGGATTGAGCTTCAGCGGTGTGCTGCGGTTCAACAGCAGCCTGCTCTATCCTGCGGGGTCAACGCCGACGGGGAGCGTGGTGGATGGAGAGCGATTGATTGGAGTGAGCGGCGAGTTGCCTGCTGGCTTCACGAGCGGGGAAGTGGGGAGTTATGAGTTCGTCGCGACGCTTGGGAACGCGGAGACAACGGCGTTGAAGCTGACGGATGTGAACCTGAGCAGCGGGAGCGAGAGAGGTGGAAGTGGAGCCTGGGGAGTTCCGACTGAATGGTATCTGCCGATTCGGGACGCTGCGGTTGATTGA